The following coding sequences are from one Methanomicrobiales archaeon HGW-Methanomicrobiales-1 window:
- a CDS encoding ATPase codes for MKTEVLKDIKNAEEEYQSVISKAQDEKKHKHSQAELESDNLVAKAQSNSEQYKKLKLEEARNQAALKHAEIIKSGNQRAAALKEKGEKNLSKAVQLLVLRFKEQLHVSA; via the coding sequence ATGAAGACTGAGGTCCTAAAAGACATCAAGAACGCTGAAGAAGAGTACCAATCGGTGATCAGCAAAGCTCAGGATGAGAAGAAGCATAAGCATTCTCAGGCAGAGCTGGAGTCTGATAATCTGGTCGCAAAAGCGCAGAGCAATTCTGAACAATACAAAAAGCTGAAACTGGAAGAAGCACGGAACCAGGCGGCACTTAAGCACGCTGAAATCATAAAAAGTGGCAATCAGCGCGCAGCAGCATTGAAAGAGAAAGGGGAGAAGAACCTTTCAAAAGCAGTGCAGCTGCTGGTTTTGCGGTTTAAGGAGCAGCTGCATGTTAGCGCCTAA
- a CDS encoding secretion system protein E codes for MGISEFFNSRKKTRTENGAQVPDEQSPGTETTIAGGDTGTTPLPPSVKPDATFRHYFRLLKGARKSVIGEYNFERDGTLVDAKIDDSYEIIDQYWITAGYSLITIALNKKSNQREYLLFEPTLTDFEYELLERLYEDLRDVLILTTEDIKKDRRRILLEKMNKLIDTYGITLERSSRYKLQYFLIRNFIGWSRIDPLMKDPNLEDISCDGNRIPLFLYHRIYRNIKTNIAFEPDVLNSLAITLAQRSGKHISTGSPIIDATLPDGSRLQLTFGTEVTTRGTSFTIRKFREEPFSPVELMEIGTFSADSLVYFWMAIENNKSLLFIGGTASGKTTSLNAVSLFIPPVAKVVSIEDTREITLYHDNWIASVTREALSEGGNVISMFDLLRAAMRQRPEFILVGEVRGSEAQTLFQAMNTGHTTFSTMHAGSVDAAIHRLESEPLNVPRNMVQALNIICVQGLIFRGTERVRRFQEIVEVAGIDPSTGNLRVNNVFVYDPVRDKFSFTGRSQIYSDIAEKRGWTREQLEAEILARKNLLEEMRKQGIKDYISVATIFHAYYIDAKDVLAQISDLRKVIR; via the coding sequence ATGGGGATTTCTGAATTCTTTAACTCGCGTAAAAAAACCCGAACGGAAAATGGGGCTCAGGTTCCCGATGAGCAGTCTCCGGGAACAGAAACAACCATAGCCGGTGGGGATACAGGAACAACGCCATTACCGCCGTCAGTAAAACCAGATGCAACGTTTCGTCACTATTTTCGTCTGTTGAAAGGGGCCAGAAAATCAGTTATCGGGGAATATAATTTCGAACGTGACGGGACCCTGGTTGACGCAAAGATTGACGATTCCTATGAGATCATCGACCAGTACTGGATCACGGCCGGGTATTCGCTCATTACCATCGCCCTGAATAAAAAGTCAAACCAGCGTGAATATCTCCTGTTCGAACCAACCCTTACCGATTTTGAATACGAATTACTGGAGCGACTCTACGAGGACCTGAGAGATGTCCTGATCCTGACGACAGAAGACATAAAAAAAGATCGCAGGCGCATCCTTCTCGAAAAGATGAACAAGCTGATAGATACTTATGGAATCACGCTTGAACGTTCGTCCCGTTACAAGCTCCAGTATTTCCTGATCCGGAATTTTATCGGCTGGTCGCGCATTGACCCCCTGATGAAGGATCCCAATCTTGAAGATATTTCCTGCGATGGCAACAGGATTCCACTCTTCCTCTATCACCGGATTTACCGGAACATCAAGACAAATATTGCATTTGAACCCGATGTTCTCAACTCTCTGGCAATCACGCTCGCCCAGCGTTCGGGAAAACATATCTCAACGGGCTCTCCGATCATCGATGCAACCCTGCCGGACGGCTCCCGACTCCAGCTGACCTTTGGCACAGAAGTGACCACGCGGGGGACTTCGTTTACTATACGGAAATTCCGGGAAGAGCCGTTCTCACCTGTCGAACTCATGGAGATTGGTACGTTCAGTGCGGATTCGCTGGTCTATTTCTGGATGGCCATTGAGAATAATAAAAGTCTCTTATTTATCGGGGGCACGGCATCCGGGAAGACCACTTCGTTAAATGCAGTCTCCCTGTTCATCCCCCCGGTTGCCAAGGTTGTCAGCATTGAAGACACGCGTGAGATCACCCTCTATCACGACAACTGGATCGCGAGTGTTACCCGTGAAGCCCTGTCAGAAGGCGGCAATGTGATCAGTATGTTTGACCTGCTGCGGGCTGCGATGCGACAACGCCCTGAGTTTATCCTTGTCGGGGAAGTGCGTGGCAGTGAGGCCCAGACCCTTTTCCAGGCAATGAACACCGGGCATACCACGTTCTCCACCATGCATGCAGGCAGTGTCGATGCGGCGATCCACCGTCTTGAGAGTGAGCCATTGAATGTTCCCCGGAACATGGTACAGGCGCTCAATATCATCTGTGTCCAGGGACTCATTTTTCGCGGGACAGAGCGTGTCCGCCGTTTCCAGGAAATTGTCGAAGTGGCCGGCATTGATCCATCAACCGGAAACCTGCGGGTTAACAATGTCTTTGTGTACGATCCTGTACGGGATAAATTCAGTTTTACCGGGCGCTCCCAGATCTATTCCGATATCGCAGAAAAACGCGGGTGGACCCGCGAGCAGCTCGAAGCGGAAATTCTCGCCCGGAAAAATCTGCTGGAAGAGATGAGAAAGCAGGGGATTAAAGATTATATCTCGGTTGCGACTATTTTCCATGCATACTATATCGATGCCAAGGATGTGCTGGCCCAGATCTCCGATCTCCGTAAGGTAATCCGATGA
- a CDS encoding secretion system protein: MIVRDYLLKWILRDPLRYQSLHADLVSARSGVTLEQYLWQTVKITFLAGILFAIVGYFASGFITPQLFSGKIGIYNVFNIPLPVLFNTVYPPVYIQAFAVIFSFVIGVFLVYSLLLRLPGIEKNNRSIKINLTLHNAVAYMYAMRRGGCQLMVIFRSLSDRANIYGEVALEFRQIVRDADFFGYDVVTAIRHLAETTPSEKFKDFLEDLLSIIESGGDMAEFLSTRVKMYQEEAKFEQKQFLNVLSLVAESYVTLFVAGPLFLIIIMVVMGMMGGSAVLQLAIVTYAIMPIGSFIFILMIDLISIKAEKTSRYVTTKWLHTYSDVVISKKSDEKSLFEQLKKYDRLRNIIEYIRHPLETFVSDVNRSLYVTVPFAILYVVIMLMSIPRYTDMEILINVVDDHIIIALLIVLVPYAIFYEIWSRKVLGIQELVPDFLERMAGINQVGLTIAQAISIMVNTNLGLLSYEIRRIKRDMDWGANFTEALIRFEERVSTPSIARTVALITKASEMSGQIGAVLAIASSDAKMTEVLKKERMAEMFIYTAIVYLSFFVFLFVVGVLATQFLPVLENITTSGLPTSGALSGIGSIPIVTFNRLLYHACLVEAIFSGLVAGQMGESSLAAGVKHSCILLIIALVTFNFILVI; the protein is encoded by the coding sequence ATGATTGTCAGGGACTATCTCTTGAAATGGATCCTGCGTGATCCTCTCCGGTATCAGAGCCTGCATGCTGATCTGGTATCTGCCCGTTCGGGCGTAACCCTAGAGCAGTATCTCTGGCAGACGGTGAAAATTACCTTTCTTGCAGGTATCTTGTTTGCCATAGTCGGATACTTTGCGAGTGGATTTATAACCCCACAACTGTTTTCCGGGAAAATCGGTATCTACAATGTCTTTAACATCCCGTTACCGGTTTTATTCAATACCGTATACCCCCCCGTGTATATCCAGGCATTCGCAGTTATTTTCTCGTTTGTAATCGGCGTTTTTTTAGTGTATTCACTTCTTTTACGCCTGCCCGGTATTGAGAAGAACAACCGCTCGATCAAGATCAATCTGACCCTGCACAACGCGGTGGCCTATATGTACGCCATGAGACGAGGGGGTTGCCAGCTGATGGTGATCTTCCGTTCCCTTTCCGATCGTGCGAATATCTATGGGGAAGTTGCGCTGGAGTTCCGCCAGATTGTACGGGATGCAGATTTTTTCGGGTACGATGTTGTCACTGCAATACGACACCTTGCTGAAACAACGCCATCCGAGAAATTCAAGGATTTTCTGGAAGATCTCCTCTCGATTATTGAGAGCGGGGGGGATATGGCGGAATTTCTCTCCACGCGGGTCAAGATGTACCAGGAAGAAGCCAAGTTTGAGCAGAAACAGTTCCTCAATGTGCTCTCGCTGGTTGCAGAGTCGTATGTGACCCTGTTCGTTGCCGGCCCTCTCTTTTTGATCATTATCATGGTCGTGATGGGCATGATGGGAGGAAGTGCCGTTCTCCAGCTGGCGATAGTGACCTATGCGATCATGCCGATTGGCTCGTTTATTTTCATTCTCATGATCGATCTCATATCGATAAAGGCAGAAAAAACTTCCCGGTACGTCACCACAAAATGGCTGCATACCTATTCCGATGTAGTCATCTCTAAAAAGAGCGATGAAAAAAGCCTGTTTGAACAACTGAAAAAATATGACCGGCTCAGAAATATCATCGAATATATCCGACACCCGCTTGAAACCTTTGTAAGCGATGTGAATCGTTCGCTTTATGTGACTGTACCCTTCGCCATCCTGTATGTTGTAATAATGCTGATGAGTATACCCCGGTATACCGATATGGAGATACTCATCAACGTGGTTGATGATCACATAATTATTGCACTTCTCATCGTGCTTGTTCCGTATGCAATCTTCTATGAGATATGGTCCCGGAAAGTGCTGGGTATCCAGGAGCTGGTACCTGATTTTCTTGAACGGATGGCAGGGATTAACCAGGTGGGTCTCACGATCGCCCAGGCGATATCTATCATGGTGAATACCAACCTTGGGCTCCTGAGTTATGAAATACGAAGGATCAAGCGTGATATGGACTGGGGTGCAAATTTCACAGAAGCCCTGATTCGGTTTGAAGAGCGGGTAAGCACCCCATCCATCGCCCGGACGGTGGCTCTTATCACCAAAGCGAGCGAGATGAGCGGTCAGATCGGGGCGGTCCTCGCGATTGCCTCCAGCGACGCGAAGATGACCGAAGTGCTCAAAAAAGAGCGCATGGCTGAGATGTTCATCTATACAGCGATCGTGTACCTCTCGTTCTTTGTCTTTCTCTTTGTCGTGGGTGTTTTAGCCACCCAGTTCCTCCCCGTGCTCGAAAATATCACAACCTCAGGACTTCCCACCTCCGGGGCATTGTCCGGTATCGGGTCCATCCCGATCGTGACCTTTAACCGGCTGCTCTATCATGCATGTCTTGTGGAGGCTATCTTCTCAGGACTTGTTGCCGGGCAGATGGGGGAATCGTCACTTGCAGCGGGAGTCAAGCATTCCTGTATTCTTCTCATTATTGCCCTCGTCACTTTCAACTTCATCCTTGTCATATGA
- a CDS encoding alpha/beta hydrolase, giving the protein MIFPLDDELLLIRRGRSFLLVAKVNALFGLCIETTTNEFCQTVEPTDLVVVSAPEGGAIEPAMMLIEFVRTYHLPLIVLPKDHPGSKRFTYLVSVAPEISTNCSIQRGTHPEQHLVCSSEELAGITLKGTGEGVEISPVPAGTTHQKIKCHIKTGSA; this is encoded by the coding sequence ATGATATTTCCTCTGGATGATGAGCTGTTGCTTATCAGAAGAGGGCGCTCTTTTTTACTGGTTGCCAAAGTAAATGCCCTGTTCGGATTGTGCATTGAAACAACAACCAACGAATTTTGCCAGACAGTAGAGCCCACCGATCTTGTTGTGGTCTCTGCACCGGAAGGCGGTGCGATAGAACCTGCAATGATGCTCATCGAATTTGTCAGGACGTATCACCTCCCTTTAATCGTTCTCCCGAAAGACCATCCGGGCTCAAAACGGTTTACCTATCTTGTTTCTGTAGCTCCTGAAATATCCACAAATTGTTCCATTCAGCGGGGGACGCACCCGGAACAGCATCTGGTCTGTTCAAGCGAGGAGCTTGCCGGCATAACCCTCAAAGGTACAGGTGAGGGTGTGGAAATATCCCCGGTTCCGGCGGGTACTACCCATCAAAAGATAAAATGCCATATCAAAACAGGGTCTGCCTGA